The region CCACTTTCCTCTCAACCCCGCCCCCCCCAAGTCGTACTTAGTGCGTCATATCGTCACCTGTCCCCCTCCTTTAGGAATTGGTGTTTGCACCTGTTCTGGGATCTACAGCAAATACCAGTTGAGAATTATTCCATATTAGGTTCTTGGAGTAGCCTTGGGTCTTCGGATAACTAATCCCTCCAAAGGAGCTTAATCCTCTAAGGGACAGGTTTTGCCTGTAGTTAAACAATAGgtctttattattataattatgagTATAAAAATAGTACATGCTCATGAGAAAAGTCAAGCATTCGTGAGAGCATCAAGTATGAAAAGTTAGCTTCCCTTTTTCctattctcagtttcctcagagTTAAGTACTTACAAGTGTCTTATAGTATGTGTCCTTCCAGAAATCTCTGAATGTGCAAACAAAcgtttatccttttaaaaaagatgGCGTCCCATTTGTTCTGCCCCTAgggttttttctgtttgtcaTAACAGTGTATCACGTATGCCTGTCCCTAGCAGTGACACagtggacacagagacacagagctaACTCATAGCTGATAGTTGCCTCTGTTTGGTTTGGATGCACCACGACTTGTTCACCCGGCCCACGCTTTGGGCTGACAGCACACCCTTCACGTAGTGTCTCTGCATATAGGCCCCGTGGTGGGAGCGGGTGCAGGCAACATGAACGTAGTGGGGCTGATTGCCGTGTGCCTCTCCAGCCCAGCCCTGAAGAAAAGCCATGGTCTGTTCACCTTCCCCCCTGCCTGCTCTGACTTTCATACAGATGCAAATGCCGAATAGATCCTTCCAGAACCATTCTTCATAAATATTGCCAGCACCCTGACCTGTTAATCAGTGCTTGGTATAGAGCCTGGGAGGACTAGCAGTGAGCACCCCACCAAGTGATGACATTGTCCCCAAGATGCGTTTTCTTATTCGTAGGAAAGATTGCAAACTTGACTGGaacccctcctcccccgccccagtGACCTGGCACCGTCAACTTCTTCCTCTTGCTGCCAGGGCCTTGCACATTGCTGGTCCTCTAGCctgaaattcttttcctttctgtggtGCGCTCGAACATACAGGCAGACACCCTGTCAGTGGTCTGCTGGGTGAGCCCCACACGCCAAGGCCCAGCTTCAGTGTCTCCCCACTGAGCCCTCCCTCACCTGTCAGGACCCTCGCCCATCGAGGCCTTCCATGAGCCTTCTCCCAGCCTCACAGTGCACGACTGTGGTGAGCTGGGTACACGGGTCTTTCCTCCAGTAAACGTGAGCATCTTGAGAGCCAGGGTCACCTCACACTGGGACAGAGCCCCTGGCCCATGGCAGACCGTGCTTGCTGGGGCCACGAGCTGAGCTGCAAGTGGTTCCACGCACTAGGTTACATTGAGAACCAGCACTGATGGGCCTGGCTGTGTCTCTCCAACGCTGACCACCTCCTGTGTTTGTGTCCTTAGTTCACAGGAAATGGGCCATGCGAAATGAACAGTGTCCAAAAGAGTGAGCACGAGAAGAATCTGGAACACAGCAAAAAGCGCTCTCGGCCCTCACTCCTCCGTCCCGTGTCTGCACCAGCCAAGGTAACTGTCAGCTGTGCACATAGGTGTGTGCATGCGTGGACACCCAGCAGCCTGGCCTTCTCTGTAGATGACTTGAGGAGCAATATGCAGAGACCTGGGGCATGAGGCCGAGTCCAGGCTCTAGTCCAGCTTGAAATTCACTGGCTGTTGGACCTTGAGAAGTTGACTCACCTGTGAGGTGGCCGGTCACCTGTGCCCCCTGGCTCACAAGATTGTGTGAGGAGTGTCACCTCCTCTCGCAGAAACCGGATGTACTGCTCAGTCTGCTCCTTTTCACCATCACAGCTCTTTCACAGGCAGGGCCCTTATGTACAGTTGTGCAGGTCGGTTACTGCACAAGGTGCCCTGCTAGGGGGTGAGAGGCACTGAGGTCCAGCTCCTGTTGTTCTCATCACCTGtgatggtgattttctaattccatcattcttTATGCATTTACTAGTTGGCTTTCTACTGTAAGGAAGAGCTTTTTttcatctccatttatttaattatgtgtATCTTCATAGACTCGGGTTATAATCCGTGACTATCACTGTTTATCTTGATGCCTAAACCGTCCCAGATCTGGCCAGTGGGGCCCTTTGGGCTGGCTCTGTGTCCTCTTGACACATCCCGATCATTCTTCAGGCATGTGGGAGATGGTTCTGTAGTCCTTGATGTCTCAGCTGAGTGGCCAAGTTCAGGTCCCCTTCCCATCACCATCACGGCCCACAGGACGAAACAGGCAGGGGAAGAGGTTTCTGATACAGTATCTAGGGGCATGTTTCCCTGGCTGTTCTTACTCTATGACAATCCCTCCTGACATCAAAAGAGCTAAACTGCTGAAAGTTAGATCCCAGATTGTGGGCAGAGTGGTTGTGTGACCTTTAACCCTTCACTAGGTCATGGAGGCTGAGGTGGGTGGTCCTGAGAGGTTCATCCACGGGGGTCTTGGGCAGACCTCATCCAGCACCTGATGGCAATTCCCATCAGGAGAGCTCAGTGTTGGTGATGTTATGATTCTAATAAAGATGGACGCGGGCTGCCCGTGGGAGGCACACAGCATCCATGGCATGGAATTTCTCtctacagaagaaaatgaaactccGTGGTACCAAAGACCTGTCCATCGCCACCGTGGGGAAGTACGGGACTCTGCAGGAGTTCTCCTTCTTTGACAAGGTGAGCGGTGGGACCCACGACTTCTGGGCCTTGCCCCGTCCAGGCTGGCCTCGCCCAGCTCAGATCTGAGCAGGCAGGGTTGGGAGCAGGCGACAGGCGGCCAGTGGTGGGCAGCGGGCGGGAGGTAGCGAAACAGGTGGGAAAGGCAGAGCTCAGAGCCCACACTAAGTTTGGGGGCACATGTCTGCCGCTCAGAAGCTGTGTGGCATCTCTAAAGCTGGGATGGTCCTGGGGCTTCTGTCCAGAGTCAGTGGGCAGAGCCAGTGAGATGGCTCTAGGCACATGCTGTCTGAGCCAAAGATCACTGCACAGAGAGCAGTCCGCTGCAGACCACAGCCGGCCCCCTTAGAACATGCCTGTGTTGGTGACTGTGTGCACCTGGTGATAGCAGAGCCAGGTGTGCTCAGGAGCGGGAGTTGGGCCCGGTAGGGGCCCCCTGACTCGCTCTCCCCACAGGTGCGCAGGGTGCTGAAGAGCCAGGAGGTCTACGAGAACTTCCTCCGCTGCATCGCGCTCTTCAACCAGGAGCTTGTGTCCGGCTCTGAGCTCCTCCAGCTGGTCAGCCCATTTCTAGGGTGAGCGGCACTTCTCGGGGCTCCCCGCTTGGGTTTTGTTTCCGTAAACTCCTTTCACCCTTCTTTTGGCTATTGTTTTTGGAAAATGGTATATGTGTTTTTTTCGATCTTGTCTTGAAGTTGAAGTTGTTACAGAGATCATTATAGATTCACCAGCAGTTGTGAGAAAGAACACAGAGAGGTCCTGGGCAGCGTTCCCTCGTGGTAACATCTCTAGTCAGCGTCATAGCCAGTATGTTGATATTCACACAAGCCACCCATCTTTTCAGGTTTCCcattttacgtgtgtgtgtgtgtgtgtgtgtgtgcgcgcgcgtgcgtgcgtgtgtgtgtgtgtgtgtgtacgtacgtACAGCTGTATCACCTGTGAAGGTTGGTGTGTCCACCACCACTGTCCAGGTACCGAGCAGCTTCAGAACCACGAATATCCTTGTGTTGGCCTTTGATACCCACACCCAGGTCCCTCCCACAGCCCAAGCCCCTGACAACCCCCAATACCTGTGTTCCTTCTCTAAAGCTTATATAGCAAAAGtattatgtaaatggaatcacactcTGTAACCATTCAGGATCAGCTTTTTTCACccagcataattccctggagattcattatgctttttaaaattctaagaatCAGAAATTACTGGGAAGAATGAAATGACCACACAGCATCCCTGCTGCCCAGAGAGAAACTCTGTTAGCAGATCCGTTACCCGCTTCCAGCACGTCCTGCTGCCCTGTGTGAGCTGCCCCCCGAGGGCCCGGCAGCCTCTGAGGGGGGCGGAGCTGTCCTGGGAGGTGACTGTGCATCCGCAGGTCATGCACCTGTGCTGTGGGAAGGGGAGTCTGCTGGCTCCCAGTGTGCTTCCCACTCACCAGCCCTGTCATGCCCAGCGAGTTTCCTAGCccgtctgagcctcagtttccattcTGTCAAAGGGGGGTCATAAATATACCTGCGCAGGGTTTCAGAAAGTTTCAAATGGGCTCTGCCTGAAGACCCTTAAAATAGCATctcgagggggcttccctggtggcgcagtggttgagagtccgctgccgatgcagggggcacggtcattcagagcctgtgctctgcaacgggagaggccacaacagtgagaggcccatgtaccacaaaaaaaaaaaaaaaaaaaaaatagcatctcGAACACGGTGAGTTTGCATTATACGTGACGTGTGCGGCGTCCTGTTTAGCCCCCAAGACAACCCCAGAGGCTGCCGGCCCCTGGGGGCAGCTACTGATTCCctttctattaattaaaaaagttttttaaacttttttttttaatgtaaaataaaacacagatccAGGAAACCACATAACAGAAGAACGGCTTGGTGAATCGTTATTAGGCAGACACCCTTGTGCCCACCACCCAGGTCACAAATGGACCTTTGCCAACCTCCAGAAGCCCCTCCACCTGCCATTTCAGTCATGCTCCCTCCCTTGGCTTGGGAGTGACCACCTCCCTACACTAATTACGGTGCAGCCAACCCAGGCGGACACCGCCAAACACACGGCTCAGTCTCACCTCGTggtctgggttttgttttctaataCGTCTTGTACGTCCCTCTTCATCTCTAGGTTCCCTCTGCAAGTTTATTCCTTACCGTGTCTGCATTGGCATCCCCATGGCGTGGGTGCATTTTGCCAAATGCACCTTCACATTCCCCCACATCCCTCTGTCAGGAGGCAGTGGTATCCTCTGAGTTCTTTCTGTGGTTTAttcctttgtttattcattcactgcaGGTTGCAAAAGAGAGCATCTCAACAGTATTTATCACCTTTTGGTGACCCAAGATAGATgcttgatttctccctttattacAGTGTCAGGGTGATGAGTCACTTTCCTGTCTCATCAGGCCAATTAGGAACTGAAAAACGGACCAATTTCTTTGGCGTTACATGAACTCATGAATTTAAACACATTCGATGTGTCTCAATACATTTTAagctgaggagactgaggcccagaacgGATACCTCTCACTCTGTCCAGGATAAGCTCTCATAAGAGAGCTTTGCACGGTGATGGGCGAGTTCAGGGGGATGAGGCCTGGAAGCCCACCCTTCGCTCATCGTCTGCTCTTGGGATCTGAGTGTGGCTGTTGAGTTTCACATAAATGGCATCACGCTGTCAGGCTGGGCTgtagtcttctctttttttcttttttaaactcagCAATTCTTAGACCCAACCGATCGTTTTTAGCGACTGCACAGTGTATGTACCATGGTTTTCTCGGCAGGGTCTGCAACAATGGACGTTTATCTCCAGTTTCCCCCTGTAATCCGTGCTGAGATTATGCTCTTGGGCTGGGATACTCAAAGGTCGAGTTAGGGTCATCAGGAGGTGCTTCCTTGGTGGTCCCAAGAGTGTACACACATCAGGGTGACCTTTTCACTTGGATTAACATTCTGGGACTGCTAAAGGTCTGTTAACGCTCTGAAAAACCACCCAGAGCAGGGTGGCAGGCGTCACACAGTCTCGGCTAAAACGTGGCTGGTTTTTTACGTGGATTTGGACACGCTCACATCGAAGTACATCTGCGCAGCTCAGAATCCAGTGCTCTGAGCTCGGTCAGGGTCAGCTATTCCCGTTTCGACATGTGAGCAGCAGTTAGAGACTCCAGGCGGGGGAGAGGGCCACGGGGATGTGCAGCAAAGTGGAGAAATGAAGCGGCTTCTGCTCGCTCATCTTCAGCTGGGTTCacgcccacccccctccccaccatgaGGCCTCTGTTTGCATGGGCAAGCTTCTTTCTGGGTTTGTACACCCACGGGCAGCTGAGTGCAGTGGCCCAGAGAGCTGCCACCTGGTGACAGCATGGCTGGAGTTGGGGCTGGAGTGGGGTAAGCCTCCACTTAAGAGTGGTTTATCCTGCTGTAACCTCAGGCATCCTCTACACCCATGTTGTTGATGTCTTCCTTCCCTGCATTTCCGTTGGCTTGAGGGTTTTCCTTGTGAGCTGAGTTGGCGGGGGTCCTTACAGGCAGGCCGCCTAGGGGCACATAGTTAATGAGGGGAGACTGCCAGGCTTAGTAATGGCAGGATCATCACACCAGCTGTCAAAATATCTGCACCCTTTCTGTAGGATTTGATATTCATTTAAACATTAATGCAGATGACATTGGGGGTCAGTTGCGTTAAAATCTTCCCATCGACATGCACGACCATTACATTACGAGAATTTGTCTAGGGAGGGGGTCTCCCTCATGAGGGAGGAAGGCCCTGGAGCTGGGAAGCAGATTTTATCTGTCAAGGGCCAAGGGTCACTGCTAACCAGCTTCTGGCATTATGCGCAAGCAATACTACAGGCAATACTAAAGGAGTGGATGTGACCGACTGTTTACAGGCAGATGTGGGGAGGTTGACTAGTTTGCTGATCCTTGGCCTAATGCCCGGCCTCTTCCAGTCAGGGAACATACATCGCTGACCCCAGCTTCTGCCAGTCCAGGTCATTTTATTTGGCGTGTTCAAGGACCTCCTGCAAGTGGTGGGGCCTGGTTGGTGACAGAGGGCTGGAAGGCAGATTCACACACGCGGCAACTTCACACGTGTTGGATGCTCGTTCTGCCTCTCGCCCCTCCTCTCTGATGTTGATTCTGACCATCTTTAACTGCCGGCATCAACATGAAGCCATTTTAACATCTCTAGATCATTCTCAGAAAGCCCTCAGGATGCTACTTACcatttgcctttatttctttttttttttttagacttaaaaaaaaattgaagtatagttgatttacaatgttgtgttagtttttggtgtacagcaaagggattcagatatatatatgtatttattctttctcagattctattccattataggttattataagataccaaatatagttccctgtgctatacagtaggaccttgttgtttatctattttatatatagtagtgtgtatctgctaatcccaaactcctaatttgtccctcccacctccctccgaCTTGTCTTTATTTCTGAAGGAAATTTCCAGAACTCTTTGCACAGTTCAAGTCATTCCTGGGGGTGAAAGAGCTGTCCTTCGCCCCACCCATGAGTGACAGATCCGGGGATGGAATAAGCCGGGAAATCGACTACGCCTCATGCAAGCGCATCGGATCCAGCTACCGGGCGCTCCCCAAAACCTACCAGCAGCCCAAGTGCAGCGGGAGGACGGCCATCTGCAAGGAGGTAGCGCTTCCCGGGGCTCACGTCAGCTTGTGTGCTGCATGCTCCTTACCCCCTCCTGTGTTCCACGTGGAGGGCCGAGTGTTGATCCCCccgatggtgaatggtggatggtgccGGGATGTGCCAAAACAAAATGCATGGGTGGAGATGACAGTTTCTTACCCTGCTGGTGGTTCTGGCAAGCCGCAGAGCGCACGGCGCCAGCATAGGGTTTGGCTTGTTCCTCCGTCATTTAGACTGAGGTTTATTTCTGCCTTGAGCCCGCTCTGTTCCAGGTTCACTGCCCTCAGCATGTTTCTGTTTAGCTTGACCACTGAACACTTTTTCAGAGTTAGTAGACAGGCTTACTGCATTTCCAGAATTCAAGAGTGCCTGCTGGATTCCAGGATATGTAGTCTGGGAGTCAGCAGACTATGGCCCATGAGCCAAATCCGGCCCACTGCCTGtgtttgtaagtaaagttttattggcacacggacatgcccatttgtttacatactgcCTGCGGCTGCTTTGCCAGGACGAGAGCAGAGTTGAGTACAGGCGtgccttggagatattgtgggtttggttccagagcactgcaataaagcaaacatcgcagtaaagcgagtcacacaaattttttggtctcccagtgcatataaaagttacgtttataCTGTACCGTAGCCTGTTAAGTGCGCAGTAGTGTTATGTCTGAACAAAACAATGTATatgccttaatttaaaatattgtattgcTAAAATaagctaaccatcatctgagccttcagcgagtcactgatcacagatccccataacaaatgtaataataatgaagcttgaaatattgtgagaatcaCCAaagtgtgacacagagacacaaagtgagcaaatgctgttggaaagatGGCACCGATAAGcttgctcgatgcagggttgctGCAAACCttcacattgtttaaaaaaaaaaaaaaggcagtatctgtgaagcacaataaaacgatgTATCCCTGTAGACCTGACAGACCAAATgacctgcaaaacctaaaatatttatctggccctttacagagaaagtttgccaaccccaaAGTATTGATAGTAAGATTTGTTCACTTGATCAAAGCCACGTTTTCTCTTAAAACcactttaaaagtaattttactaTTTGTATGATAAGGTAATTTCCTGTAAAATCAGTATTGTTACTTATCCTCGTATCTTCTACGCTGGACAACACAGTAAACCACTCTGGCAGTGGGGGCCTGGCGCGCTGGTCACGGCATTTCCTCTTGGTGCAGGTACTGAACGACACCTGGGTGTCCTTCCCCTCCTGGTCAGAGGACTCTACCTTCGTCAGCTCCAAGAAGACGCCCTACGAGGAGCAGCTGCACCGCTGTGAGGACGAGCGTTTCGAGGTGTGTGTGCAGGCCTGCCTTCTCTACGGCCCTGCCCTCGCTTTCCCCAGTTCATCTCCTCTGCACCCTGGGATGTATGTATCCTGATCCTCCTTGAGACCTCTCATCTCCTTTAGAGTATCAGGGATTCCAGCACTTTCCAGCAGGGGGCAGCTCCTGAAAGCCTCCCTTTTCTGCCTTGCTGGCCTCCAGGCTGgctaggctgtgtgtgtgtgtgtgtgtgtgtgtgtgtgtgtgtgtgtgtgtgtgtgtgtgtgtgtgtgtgtgtgtgtgtgtgtgtgtgtgtgtgtgtgtgtgtgtgtgtgtgtgtgtgtgtgtgtgtgtgtgtgtgtgtgtgtgtgtgtgtgtgttcattaaCTAAAATTAGGTTCacttaagtaaatttttttaatacaaagtttTACCGAGatcattgtagattcacatgcagcttAAAAAATAACACAGAGTGATCCGGGTGCCCTTTCCCCAGTGGTAACAGCTTGTAAGTCTCTGGCACAGTGTCAGCCGGGATATGGACATTGACCCGGCCATGATCTTATTCACGTCTCCCTAGTTGGACTTGTATTcgtggggggcgtgggggggcAGGGTATCTTGTGCACAAGCCTGTGCATGTGTGTTAGCTCTGTGTGGTTCTCTCACCTGTGGAGGTCCATGTATCCAGCACCACAGCCAAGATACTGaacagttcccccaccaggaggATCTCTCACCCTGTTCCTTTATATCCCcatccacctccctccccaaTTCCCAGCATCCATCAACCTATCCTCCACCTCCTTCACTTTGTCCTAAGTGGAATCAGTCACGTGGTATATAACTTTTGGGGATTGGCTACCCCCAGCACATGTTCTGGGGAGTCACCCAGGGGCTGTATGTACCACGCGTCCCTTCCTCTTCATTGCTGAGTGTAACGTGCTTTTGATGCCTGTGGGAAGGGTCAGCCTAGGACCCATTCCCCTCCTCAGATGGGTCCACCAGTGGTGAGGTCCAGGTGATGCCATCATCGCCCAGGTCTGGACCGCCCCCACACCCCCGTAACCAGCTGTGCTCCCTCCAGTCCCCCAGACCCACGTCAGGGCCACCACACCCTGATGTCTATCGTCCCCTCTTCAGTTCTGCACATCCCTTCTGCCAGCCCAGGCCCGTCCCTAGGGCCCCGCTGACGCCCTGACAGCTGACCCCTTTCTGCTTTCCTGTCCATAGTTAGATGTTGTCCTGGAGACCAACCTGGCCACGATCCGGGTGTTGGAAAGCGTGCAGAAGAAGCTCTCCCGGATGGCGCCGGAAGACCAGGAGAAGTTCCGGCTGGACGACTGTCTGGGGGGCACGTCGGAGGTGATCCAGCGCCGCGCCATCCACCGCATTTACGGCGACAAGGCTCCGGAGATCATTGAGAGCCTCAAGAAGAACCCTGTCACCGCTGTCCCCGTCGTCCTGAAAAGGTGTCCTCATGCTTCTGACCACCTTGCCTGCTGCAGGGAGCCCCCCAGCAGCTCATTAGTGCTGTTTGTCATGGGTGTAATCGTGAGGGGGTCCCTGGGGTCTCAGTCTGCTTGGTTACAGTGTTTCCCAGTCTTGCTTCATCTCCCCATTCCATTCCCGAGAGGAAAGCACAACTGTCAACAGTTGTTTGTGTCCTCCTAGAACTTTCTGCCATGCACATAATCATGTCTCAACATGAACATGAAAAGTAACTATTTTAAAGCACAAATGGGACCATCCTATATCACGGCTTGCCTTTTATTTAATCATATGTTTGGGACCCTCACTGTGCCAGGGAACAGGTATTGGTTAAGTGGCTGCCCTCAGCCAGGTGCTGTGCCCAGCCCTGGGGCTACAGAGCCAAACGAGCCCGACACAGTCCCTTCCATTGCGGGGTTCACAGTTGAGCAAGGGAGCCCGGCGGTCGAGCCAGCAGCTGCATAGAGCGCAGTCAGTTCTGTGGGCCAGGACAGCTATGTTCAAGAAACCTTAAAACTGGCTGTGCAGGTTCCACAGGGCCGTTACCCCCTCCCTCCTTTATACAGCACAGAGCCCGCTGCACAGGCCTGGAGCTGGCTTTCCCGAGTATGGAACATGTCCAGTGGGTCTGTGGGTGGAAGACAGGCTGACCCTGCACAGGGATGACTTGGGCGGGTGTCCCGGGCTGTCCGTGTGCTGAGCCCCTCTGGCCCTGCAGGCTGAAGGCCAAAGAGGAGGAGTGGCGGGAGGCCCAGCAGGGCTTCAACAAGATCTGGCGGGAGCAGTATGAGAAGGCGTACCTCAAGTCCCTGGACCACCAGGCCGTGAACTTCAAGCAGAATGACACCAAGGCCCTTCGCTCCAAGAGCTTGCTCAATGAGATTGAGAGCGTCTATGACGAGGTGAGGCCCTCCTCAGCCGGGGTCGGGGCAGGCTGCCCGGCCCAAGCTCTGGCTCTCCTGGCCTCGAGCAGATGGccagctctctgtgcctctgttgcCCTCGCCGGGCTGCGTAGGGGTGAGGATGGGTGTTTCCGTAGCACCCAGCATAGGGCTGGCCCAGGAGGCAGATTGAGGCCACCCTGCCATTGTCAGCAGAGAGGGGCGACTAGGGCCGACCGTGCTTCTGTGTGGCTCTGGACTCAGTGAGGGGAGTGGTTGGCGTGGGCTGGTGAACGGGAGCGAGTAGGTGGGAGGCTTGTGCCAGCACCGGGTGATGGCAGGACCATGGAAGGGCTGGTGGCAGGCGGGGAAAGGACAGAGGCAGGGAATGTTGCGGGATGGTGACGGAGCGGGTGTGCAGGGCTGAGGGGGCCGGGCCGGAGTGCAAGCAGTTGCAGATCTTCCGGGGTCTAGCCAAGTGTCTGTGAATGAATGATGGTGGGCAGAAGCCCGTGGTCCTCCCTGAGCCTTCCTCACCCCCAAGGCAGCCTGGGTCAGCTGGACTCGAATAATCAGGGTGCTGCTCGCCTCGTTTCCCCCAGCCTCTGAGTGCTGCTGCAGGCCTTGGTAGTGGGAGTTCGGCCTCGTTTTGGTTCCAGAGCTCAGCTGGGCCCCCACCCATTGTGATGCCCTCAGAGCCCCATGGCCCTGGACCCCCTACTTGGAGTTCTCCCAGTGGGTCGCTTCCCGTCTAACAGCCGCCCTGTCTCCCCAGCACCAGGAGCAGCACTCGGAGGGCCGCAGCGCCCCCTCCAGCGAGCCGCACCTCATCTTCGTATACGAGGACCGGCAGATCCTGGAGGACGCAGCCGCCCTCATCAGCTACTACGTGAAGCGGCAGCCGGCCATCCAGAAGGAGGACCAGGGCACCATCCACCAGCTGGTGCACCAGTTCGTGCCCAGCCTCTTCTTCTCCCAGCAGCTGGACCTGGGCGCGTCCGAGGACTCCGCCGATGAGGGCCGGGGGAGCCCCCAGGGGCAGGGTGCAGACCCTGGTGACCGGAAGAAGCCAGCGCCCGGACCGCAGAGCAGCGCCCCAGAGGAGAAGGGGGCCTCGGGCGAGGCGCCGGCCACAGAGCAGCAGCCGCCGCAGCACAAGCCCCTGGACGACATCTACAGCCTCTTCTTTGCCAACAACAACTGGTATTTCTTCCTGCGCCTCCATCAGACCCTGTGCTCCAGGCTTCTGAAGATCTACCGCCAGGCACAGAAGCAGCTCCTGGAGTACCGGacggagaaggaaagggagaaactgCTCTGCGAGGGCCGCCGGGAGAAGGGCAACGACCCCGCCATGGAGCTGCGGCTGAAGCAGCCAAGTGAGCCCCTGGGCCCAGGGATGACACCATGGGGGCTTGCCTCTGAGATCCGGGAGGGGAGGCGGGCCAGCTGAGCAGCTGCCCCAGAGCCACGGGCCACCTGCAGTGGGAGGTGGTGACTCCAGATCCTTCCTGGTGGTGGCCGCGTCGGAGCCGGGCCCTCCGTGACCATGGTGCCGCCCCCTCAGGTgaggtggagctggaggaatactACCCGGCCTTCCTGGACATGGTGCGGAGCCTCCTGGAGGGCAGCATCGACCCCACGCAGTATGAGGACACCCTGCGCGAGATGTTCACCATCCACGCCTACGTGGGCTTCACCATGGACAAGCTGGTGCAGAGCATCGCCCGGCAGGTGAGCAGGCGTGGGGCGGGCAAGCGGGCAGCACCTCCCTGCGAGTGCCTTTCCTTCACTCCTGTGCCTGCGGTTGATCCCGTGCTTGgcacctttcctttttttcaattAAGGTAGAATTCTTGTAAAGTAATATTCGCCAGTTTTAAGTGAGCGTTTCAGTGGAATCTAGCACATTTGcagtgttgtgcagccatcatctCTGACTAGTTCTAATTTCCATCTTCCCCCAGAGAAACCCTGtctccattagcagtcactccccatccctcctctcccagccctcttctgtctctctggatttgcctgttctgggtaTTTCACATAAACAGAATCACAtactatgtggccttttgtgtctggcttctttcactcagcctaACATTTATAAGGTTCACCCACAATGTAGCGTGTGTCAGTATGTCAGCCATTTTTATGGTCACATAACATTGCgttgtgtggatggaccacattttgttcttccgttcatccgttgatggacacttgggttgtttccaccttttggtggTGGCGACCGGTGCTGCTGTGGATGTGCGTGTGCGAGGATATGTCTGAGCCCCTGTTGAAAAACCTTTCGTGAGGGTTGTTTGGCAACATGTAAAGAAACTGGCCCACTTTTCCTGGCGGGGGAATATCCGTGACGTGCATCAGCATCACCCCCAGCTGAATGTCAACAAGAGGAAATTGGTCACAAGTATATAAACAGCAAAGCCCCAGACACGTTGGGTGTGGTCCCGGGACGTGGGTCCTGCTTGGTGACCACTCAAGTTGTTGTTCAGCTTGACTTTCATTTC is a window of Globicephala melas chromosome 3, mGloMel1.2, whole genome shotgun sequence DNA encoding:
- the SIN3B gene encoding paired amphipathic helix protein Sin3b; amino-acid sequence: MAHAGGGGGGGGGGGPAGRGLSGARWGRSGSAGHEKLPVHVEDALTYLDQVKIRFGSDPATYNGFLEIMKEFKSQSIDTPGVIRRVSQLFHEHPDLIVGFNAFLPLGYRIDIPKNGKLNIQSPLSSQENSHNHSDCTENVKQQMLYKEDKPQVPLESDSVEFNNAISYVNKIKTRFLDHPEIYRSFLEILHTYQKEQLSTKGRPFRGMSEEEVFTEVANLFRGQEDLLSEFGQFLPEAKRSLFTGNGPCEMNSVQKSEHEKNLEHSKKRSRPSLLRPVSAPAKKKMKLRGTKDLSIATVGKYGTLQEFSFFDKVRRVLKSQEVYENFLRCIALFNQELVSGSELLQLVSPFLGKFPELFAQFKSFLGVKELSFAPPMSDRSGDGISREIDYASCKRIGSSYRALPKTYQQPKCSGRTAICKEVLNDTWVSFPSWSEDSTFVSSKKTPYEEQLHRCEDERFELDVVLETNLATIRVLESVQKKLSRMAPEDQEKFRLDDCLGGTSEVIQRRAIHRIYGDKAPEIIESLKKNPVTAVPVVLKRLKAKEEEWREAQQGFNKIWREQYEKAYLKSLDHQAVNFKQNDTKALRSKSLLNEIESVYDEHQEQHSEGRSAPSSEPHLIFVYEDRQILEDAAALISYYVKRQPAIQKEDQGTIHQLVHQFVPSLFFSQQLDLGASEDSADEGRGSPQGQGADPGDRKKPAPGPQSSAPEEKGASGEAPATEQQPPQHKPLDDIYSLFFANNNWYFFLRLHQTLCSRLLKIYRQAQKQLLEYRTEKEREKLLCEGRREKGNDPAMELRLKQPSEVELEEYYPAFLDMVRSLLEGSIDPTQYEDTLREMFTIHAYVGFTMDKLVQSIARQLHHLVSDDVCLKVVELYLNEKKRGAAGGNLSSRCVRAARETSYQWKAERCMADENCFKVMFLQRKGQVIMTIELLDTEEAQTEDPLEVQHLARYVEQYVGTEGASSSPTEGFLLKPVFLQRNLKKFRRWQCEQVRALRGEAKSSWKRLVGVESACNVDCRFKLSTHKMMFIVNSEDYMYRRGTLGRAKQVQPLVLLRHHQHFEEWHSRWLEDNVPVEAASLVQDWLMGEEDEDMVPCKTLCETAHVHGLPVTRYRVQYSRRPASP